The following coding sequences are from one Triticum dicoccoides isolate Atlit2015 ecotype Zavitan chromosome 4A, WEW_v2.0, whole genome shotgun sequence window:
- the LOC119287730 gene encoding disease resistance protein Pik-2-like isoform X1 codes for MVSDPPKKQQKWTGEERGAMEATVLSVGKSVVSGALNYAQSAVAEEVALQLGVQRDQAFIRDELEMMQSFLMAAHDERDDNKVVKTWVKQVRDLGYDVEDCLQDFAVRLEKPSYWWHILRTLLDRRHVAVQMKDLRAKVEDVSQRNLRYHLIKSPAAGSKSVATAAEQYAAGSKASATMYGVDEARQAMKPRVDLAQLISKEQGKDLRVIAVWGTCGVLGQVSVIRKVYDDSDKFECRAWVKLTHPFDPIMFMQSIMRQFYGYSSIPESASEGQSCPESASTTGAEVLKKMLMMKQKDLVDKFTEYVNKKSYLIVLNNLCSIEDWDWIRTYFPVSSNGNRIIVATQQVEVASLCVGRKYRVSELKQLSADQTLYVFYHKSPQGGSDSLEPESSSNATAIVSTNRTNSLVPTSEIPAGDQAKDATTGQNVVMRSLSRILSRTALLQESEVVGRVTEKNDILQLIVDPVSKEVEVISVWGMGGIGKTALVKDICESQELSGTFKKRACVTIMRPFNQVQFLRSLIMQLVVTETSEENGTVCSLGRVKKTLPWLVEKLEAELGSLLEEKRWLIVLDDLSSITELDMIIKSLPCTENASRIIVTTREENIANHCSKKVENVYKLKGLTKMHALVVFTKKVFKENECLHLQYPELVEQAEQILKKCSGLPLAIVAIGGFLANQPKTVMEWRKLNENLSSELEMNTGLDTIRTVLLKSYDGLPYHLKACFLYLAIFPEGYKISLTRLVRRWIAEGYSRPVRGKSSSEIAESYFMDLISRSMILPSRSSSHSRKVVDSCQLHDVIREIGISKSMEENLVFRLEEGCTLNSQGTIRHLSVSNNWKGDESEFESTIDLSRVRSITIFGKWRPFFISDKMRLLRVLDLESTSGLVDHHLEHIGKLFHLRYLSLRGCHGIYHLPGSLGNLRQLQTLDVTGTNIIKLPKNIIKLRKLQHVHARGVGNNDEHVYQEYPNEVPKLTRNKLCILTCSSVGFCVACCAPHLLKGCMGIDGDTNRRDVCTACCCSFLPMLATRRCSRGVEMPRGIHRFKALQTLGVVNVSRRKATLREVASLTGLRKLGVTGVDKSNGGELCSALSNLSSLETLLVQSEGKPGLSGCLDGLSSPPENLGSLKLYGNLVKLPSWINGGLKNLAKLKLRSSRIEKHDDAIQILGSLPNLAILRLRKESFEGKEVHLHFQQGAFQTLMVLELSSPGNLKSVRFDKGAAPKLELLQYYDQPGEEVVSEENGDQFEEAPGVSFSGLAFLGSLKEVLLEGGNYKGDFVQNLRSQLELNPKRPVLKMD; via the exons ATGGTCTCAGATCCACCCAAGAAGCAGCAGAAGTGGACAGGAGAGGAGAGAGGTGCAATGGAGGCAACGGTGCTGAGCGTGGGCAAGTCCGTGGTGAGCGGAGCTCTTAACTATGCCCAATCTGCCGTTGCAGAGGAGGTGGCGCTGCAGCTGGGAGTGCAGCGGGACCAGGCCTTCATCAGGGATGAGCTCGAGATGATGCAGTCTTTTCTGATGGCTGCGCACGACGAGCGAGACGACAACAAGGTGGTCAAGACCTGGGTGAAGCAGGTCCGGGACCTGGGCTACGATGTGGAGGACTGCCTCCAGGACTTCGCCGTTCGCCTCGAGAAGCCATCCTATTGGTGGCACATCCTGAGGACGCTGCTTGACCGGCGTCATGTGGCCGTGCAGATGAAGGATCTCCGAGCCAAGGTCGAGGATGTCAGCCAGAGGAACCTGCGCTACCACCTCATCAAGAGCCCTGCCGCTGGCTCAAAGTCCGTGGCCACGGCCGCCGAGCAGTACGCTGCAGGCAGTAAGGCCAGTGCTACAATGTATGGCGTCGATGAAGCGAGGCAAGCAATGAAGCCCAGGGTAGATCTTGCGCAACTCATCAGCAAGGAGCAGGGGAAGGATCTTAGGGTGATCGCGGTGTGGGGAACATGTGGTGTTCTTGGGCAGGTGTCCGTGATAAGGAAGGTGTATGATGATTCGGATAAGTTTGAATGCCGTGCCTGGGTTAAGCTTACACATCCTTTCGACCCGATCATGTTTATGCAAAGCATTATGAGGCAGTTCTATGGATATTCTTCTATCCCAGAGTCAGCATCTGAGGGACAAAGTTGCCCAGAAAGTGCAAGCACTACAGGGGCTGAAGTTCTCAAGAAGATGCTGATGATGAAGCAAAAAGATCTGGTAGACAAGTTCACTGAGTATGTGAATAAGAAGAGTTACCTGATTGTCCTTAACAACCTGTGTAGCATTGAAGATTGGGACTGGATTAGAACTTACTTTCCTGTCAGCAGTAATGGGAACCGGATCATTGTGGCTACACAACAAGTTGAAGTTGCAAGCTTATGCGTCGGTCGGAAATATCGAGTTTCAGAGCTCAAGCAATTATCCGCTGATCAAACTCTCTATGTATTCTACCACAAG AGCCCTCAAGGTGGATCAGATTCACTGGAGCCAGAGTCAAGCTCAAACGCAACTGCCATTGTTTCTACTAATAGAACAAACTCGTTGGTGCCCACAAGTGAGATACCAGCTGGTGATCAAGCTAAAGATGCCACCACTGGACAGAATGTGGTCATGAGGAGCCTCAGTCGCATCCTGTCGAGGACGGCTCTTCTGCAGGAATCTGAAGTCGTTGGGAGGGTGACAGAAAAAAATGACATCCTCCAACTAATTGTGGATCCAGTGAGCAAAGAAGTTGAGGTTATCTCTGTGTGGGGAATGGGTGGTATCGGGAAAACTGCTCTAGTCAAAGATATCTGTGAAAGCCAAGAACTCAGTGGCACATTTAAGAAACGTGCTTGCGTCACAATCATGAGGCCTTTCAATCAAGTGCAGTTCCTTAGGAGTTTAATTATGCAGCTAGTGGTGACAGAAACTTCTGAAGAGAATGGCACGGTCTGTTCATTGGGCAGAGTGAAGAAAACATTGCCGTGGTTAGTTGAAAAGCTGGAGGCTGAGCTGGGAAGTCTTTTGGAAGAAAAGAGGTGGTTGATTGTTCTCGATGACTTGTCATCTATCACTGAATTGGACATGATAATCAAAAGCTTACCTTGTACAGAAAATGCTAGTCGAATCATAGTCACCACAAGAGAAGAGAATATTGCCAATCATTGTTCAAAGAAAGTAGAAAATGTGTACAAGCTCAAAGGTCTTACTAAGATGCACGCACTTGTCGTCTTCACAAAAAAG GTATTCAAGGAAAATGAATGTTTGCATCTGCAGTACCCTGAGTTGGTTGAACAAGCAGAACAAATCTTGAAAAAGTGCAGTGGTCTTCCTCTTGCAATAGTCGCCATAGGTGGCTTCTTGGCAAACCAACCAAAAACTGTCATGGAGTGGAGAAAACTGAATGAGAATCTTAGTAGTGAGTTGGAGATGAATACAGGGCTTGACACCATAAGAACAGTGCTTCTCAAAAGCTATGATGGTTTACCCTATCATCTCAAGGCTTGTTTCTTGTATCTGGCAATATTTCCTGAAGGCTACAAGATAAGTCTAACACGTTTGGTGCGGCGTTGGATCGCCGAGGGCTACTCAAGACCGGTGCGCGGCAAGTCTTCCTCTGAAATAGCAGAAAGCTACTTCATGGACCTCATAAGCAGGAGCATGATCCTGCCATCCCGGAGTTCAAGCCATAGTAGAAAAGTGGTTGACTCTTGCCAACTCCATGATGTTATTCGAGAAATTGGCATCTCAAAGTCAATGGAGGAAAATCTTGTTTTCAGATTGGAGGAAGGTTGTACCTTAAACAGCCAGGGCACAATACGTCACCTCTCTGTAAGCAATAACTGGAAAGGAGATGAGAGTGAATTTGAGAGTACAATTGACTTGTCTCGAGTCAGATCCATAACAATTTTTGGGAAGTGGAGGCCATTCTTCATTTCTGACAAGATGAGGTTGCTTCGGGTGCTGGACTTGGAAAGCACTTCAGGTCTGGTTGATCATCATCTTGAGCACATTGGGAAGCTTTTCCACCTGAGATACCTTTCCCTGAGAGGATGTCATGGAATTTATCACCTGCCAGGTTCTTTGGGTAACCTGAGGCAGCTCCAAACACTAGATGTCACAGGCACAAACATAATCAAGCTGCCAAAGAACATCATCAAGCTCAGGAAGCTACAGCACGTTCATGCCAGGGGCGTTGGGAACAACGATGAACATGTCTACCAAGAGTATCCAAATGAGGTCCCGAAGCTGACAAGGAACAAGCTATGCATCCTGACCTGCTCCTCGGTGGGGTTCTGCGTGGCATGCTGCGCGCCACACCTCCTGAAGGGTTGCATGGGCATTGACGGGGACACAAACAGGCGCGATGTCTGCACTGCATGCTGTTGCTCCTTTCTGCCGATGCTGGCGACACGTCGGTGCTCACGCGGCGTTGAGATGCCCAGAGGGATCCACAGGTTCAAAGCCTTGCAGACACTGGGTGTCGTGAACGTCTCAAGGAGGAAGGCCACCCTGCGAGAGGTAGCTAGTCTCACCGGGCTGCGCAAGCTGGGAGTGACTGGCGTGGACAAGAGCAACGGCGGAGAGCTATGTTCAGCACTGTCTAACCTCAGCAGCCTAGAGACGTTGCTGGTGCAGTCGGAGGGTAAGCCGGGTTTATCTGGCTGCTTGGATGGCCTCTCCTCACCTCCAGAAAACCTAGGGAGTCTGAAGCTTTATGGCAACCTGGTCAAATTGCCGTCATGGATCAACGGTGGGCTAAAAAATCTGGCCAAGCTCAAGCTGCGGAGTTCCAGGATAGAGAAACATGATGACGCCATACAGATCCTTGGGAGTCTACCGAACCTAGCCATCCTGCGTCTACGAAAAGAGTCGTTCGAGGGCAAAGAGGTCCATCTTCATTTCCAGCAGGGCGCATTCCAGACCCTAATGGTGCTGGAGCTGAGTTCCCCAGGTAATCTCAAATCTGTGCGTTTTGACAAGGGAGCAGCCCCTAAGCTTGAGCTGCTGCAGTATTACGATCAGCCCGGGGAAGAAGTCGTTTCGGAAGAAAATGGTGATCAGTTTGAAGAAGCCCCCGGTGTTTCATTTTCTGGGCTAGCATTTCTGGGAAGCCTCAAAGAAGTACTGCTCGAGGGTGGCAACTACAAGGGCGATTTCGTGCAAAACTTGCGCTCCCAACTTGAGTTGAATCCGAAACGGCCTGTTCTCAAGATGGACTAA
- the LOC119287730 gene encoding disease resistance protein Pik-2-like isoform X2 — MEATVLSVGKSVVSGALNYAQSAVAEEVALQLGVQRDQAFIRDELEMMQSFLMAAHDERDDNKVVKTWVKQVRDLGYDVEDCLQDFAVRLEKPSYWWHILRTLLDRRHVAVQMKDLRAKVEDVSQRNLRYHLIKSPAAGSKSVATAAEQYAAGSKASATMYGVDEARQAMKPRVDLAQLISKEQGKDLRVIAVWGTCGVLGQVSVIRKVYDDSDKFECRAWVKLTHPFDPIMFMQSIMRQFYGYSSIPESASEGQSCPESASTTGAEVLKKMLMMKQKDLVDKFTEYVNKKSYLIVLNNLCSIEDWDWIRTYFPVSSNGNRIIVATQQVEVASLCVGRKYRVSELKQLSADQTLYVFYHKSPQGGSDSLEPESSSNATAIVSTNRTNSLVPTSEIPAGDQAKDATTGQNVVMRSLSRILSRTALLQESEVVGRVTEKNDILQLIVDPVSKEVEVISVWGMGGIGKTALVKDICESQELSGTFKKRACVTIMRPFNQVQFLRSLIMQLVVTETSEENGTVCSLGRVKKTLPWLVEKLEAELGSLLEEKRWLIVLDDLSSITELDMIIKSLPCTENASRIIVTTREENIANHCSKKVENVYKLKGLTKMHALVVFTKKVFKENECLHLQYPELVEQAEQILKKCSGLPLAIVAIGGFLANQPKTVMEWRKLNENLSSELEMNTGLDTIRTVLLKSYDGLPYHLKACFLYLAIFPEGYKISLTRLVRRWIAEGYSRPVRGKSSSEIAESYFMDLISRSMILPSRSSSHSRKVVDSCQLHDVIREIGISKSMEENLVFRLEEGCTLNSQGTIRHLSVSNNWKGDESEFESTIDLSRVRSITIFGKWRPFFISDKMRLLRVLDLESTSGLVDHHLEHIGKLFHLRYLSLRGCHGIYHLPGSLGNLRQLQTLDVTGTNIIKLPKNIIKLRKLQHVHARGVGNNDEHVYQEYPNEVPKLTRNKLCILTCSSVGFCVACCAPHLLKGCMGIDGDTNRRDVCTACCCSFLPMLATRRCSRGVEMPRGIHRFKALQTLGVVNVSRRKATLREVASLTGLRKLGVTGVDKSNGGELCSALSNLSSLETLLVQSEGKPGLSGCLDGLSSPPENLGSLKLYGNLVKLPSWINGGLKNLAKLKLRSSRIEKHDDAIQILGSLPNLAILRLRKESFEGKEVHLHFQQGAFQTLMVLELSSPGNLKSVRFDKGAAPKLELLQYYDQPGEEVVSEENGDQFEEAPGVSFSGLAFLGSLKEVLLEGGNYKGDFVQNLRSQLELNPKRPVLKMD; from the exons ATGGAGGCAACGGTGCTGAGCGTGGGCAAGTCCGTGGTGAGCGGAGCTCTTAACTATGCCCAATCTGCCGTTGCAGAGGAGGTGGCGCTGCAGCTGGGAGTGCAGCGGGACCAGGCCTTCATCAGGGATGAGCTCGAGATGATGCAGTCTTTTCTGATGGCTGCGCACGACGAGCGAGACGACAACAAGGTGGTCAAGACCTGGGTGAAGCAGGTCCGGGACCTGGGCTACGATGTGGAGGACTGCCTCCAGGACTTCGCCGTTCGCCTCGAGAAGCCATCCTATTGGTGGCACATCCTGAGGACGCTGCTTGACCGGCGTCATGTGGCCGTGCAGATGAAGGATCTCCGAGCCAAGGTCGAGGATGTCAGCCAGAGGAACCTGCGCTACCACCTCATCAAGAGCCCTGCCGCTGGCTCAAAGTCCGTGGCCACGGCCGCCGAGCAGTACGCTGCAGGCAGTAAGGCCAGTGCTACAATGTATGGCGTCGATGAAGCGAGGCAAGCAATGAAGCCCAGGGTAGATCTTGCGCAACTCATCAGCAAGGAGCAGGGGAAGGATCTTAGGGTGATCGCGGTGTGGGGAACATGTGGTGTTCTTGGGCAGGTGTCCGTGATAAGGAAGGTGTATGATGATTCGGATAAGTTTGAATGCCGTGCCTGGGTTAAGCTTACACATCCTTTCGACCCGATCATGTTTATGCAAAGCATTATGAGGCAGTTCTATGGATATTCTTCTATCCCAGAGTCAGCATCTGAGGGACAAAGTTGCCCAGAAAGTGCAAGCACTACAGGGGCTGAAGTTCTCAAGAAGATGCTGATGATGAAGCAAAAAGATCTGGTAGACAAGTTCACTGAGTATGTGAATAAGAAGAGTTACCTGATTGTCCTTAACAACCTGTGTAGCATTGAAGATTGGGACTGGATTAGAACTTACTTTCCTGTCAGCAGTAATGGGAACCGGATCATTGTGGCTACACAACAAGTTGAAGTTGCAAGCTTATGCGTCGGTCGGAAATATCGAGTTTCAGAGCTCAAGCAATTATCCGCTGATCAAACTCTCTATGTATTCTACCACAAG AGCCCTCAAGGTGGATCAGATTCACTGGAGCCAGAGTCAAGCTCAAACGCAACTGCCATTGTTTCTACTAATAGAACAAACTCGTTGGTGCCCACAAGTGAGATACCAGCTGGTGATCAAGCTAAAGATGCCACCACTGGACAGAATGTGGTCATGAGGAGCCTCAGTCGCATCCTGTCGAGGACGGCTCTTCTGCAGGAATCTGAAGTCGTTGGGAGGGTGACAGAAAAAAATGACATCCTCCAACTAATTGTGGATCCAGTGAGCAAAGAAGTTGAGGTTATCTCTGTGTGGGGAATGGGTGGTATCGGGAAAACTGCTCTAGTCAAAGATATCTGTGAAAGCCAAGAACTCAGTGGCACATTTAAGAAACGTGCTTGCGTCACAATCATGAGGCCTTTCAATCAAGTGCAGTTCCTTAGGAGTTTAATTATGCAGCTAGTGGTGACAGAAACTTCTGAAGAGAATGGCACGGTCTGTTCATTGGGCAGAGTGAAGAAAACATTGCCGTGGTTAGTTGAAAAGCTGGAGGCTGAGCTGGGAAGTCTTTTGGAAGAAAAGAGGTGGTTGATTGTTCTCGATGACTTGTCATCTATCACTGAATTGGACATGATAATCAAAAGCTTACCTTGTACAGAAAATGCTAGTCGAATCATAGTCACCACAAGAGAAGAGAATATTGCCAATCATTGTTCAAAGAAAGTAGAAAATGTGTACAAGCTCAAAGGTCTTACTAAGATGCACGCACTTGTCGTCTTCACAAAAAAG GTATTCAAGGAAAATGAATGTTTGCATCTGCAGTACCCTGAGTTGGTTGAACAAGCAGAACAAATCTTGAAAAAGTGCAGTGGTCTTCCTCTTGCAATAGTCGCCATAGGTGGCTTCTTGGCAAACCAACCAAAAACTGTCATGGAGTGGAGAAAACTGAATGAGAATCTTAGTAGTGAGTTGGAGATGAATACAGGGCTTGACACCATAAGAACAGTGCTTCTCAAAAGCTATGATGGTTTACCCTATCATCTCAAGGCTTGTTTCTTGTATCTGGCAATATTTCCTGAAGGCTACAAGATAAGTCTAACACGTTTGGTGCGGCGTTGGATCGCCGAGGGCTACTCAAGACCGGTGCGCGGCAAGTCTTCCTCTGAAATAGCAGAAAGCTACTTCATGGACCTCATAAGCAGGAGCATGATCCTGCCATCCCGGAGTTCAAGCCATAGTAGAAAAGTGGTTGACTCTTGCCAACTCCATGATGTTATTCGAGAAATTGGCATCTCAAAGTCAATGGAGGAAAATCTTGTTTTCAGATTGGAGGAAGGTTGTACCTTAAACAGCCAGGGCACAATACGTCACCTCTCTGTAAGCAATAACTGGAAAGGAGATGAGAGTGAATTTGAGAGTACAATTGACTTGTCTCGAGTCAGATCCATAACAATTTTTGGGAAGTGGAGGCCATTCTTCATTTCTGACAAGATGAGGTTGCTTCGGGTGCTGGACTTGGAAAGCACTTCAGGTCTGGTTGATCATCATCTTGAGCACATTGGGAAGCTTTTCCACCTGAGATACCTTTCCCTGAGAGGATGTCATGGAATTTATCACCTGCCAGGTTCTTTGGGTAACCTGAGGCAGCTCCAAACACTAGATGTCACAGGCACAAACATAATCAAGCTGCCAAAGAACATCATCAAGCTCAGGAAGCTACAGCACGTTCATGCCAGGGGCGTTGGGAACAACGATGAACATGTCTACCAAGAGTATCCAAATGAGGTCCCGAAGCTGACAAGGAACAAGCTATGCATCCTGACCTGCTCCTCGGTGGGGTTCTGCGTGGCATGCTGCGCGCCACACCTCCTGAAGGGTTGCATGGGCATTGACGGGGACACAAACAGGCGCGATGTCTGCACTGCATGCTGTTGCTCCTTTCTGCCGATGCTGGCGACACGTCGGTGCTCACGCGGCGTTGAGATGCCCAGAGGGATCCACAGGTTCAAAGCCTTGCAGACACTGGGTGTCGTGAACGTCTCAAGGAGGAAGGCCACCCTGCGAGAGGTAGCTAGTCTCACCGGGCTGCGCAAGCTGGGAGTGACTGGCGTGGACAAGAGCAACGGCGGAGAGCTATGTTCAGCACTGTCTAACCTCAGCAGCCTAGAGACGTTGCTGGTGCAGTCGGAGGGTAAGCCGGGTTTATCTGGCTGCTTGGATGGCCTCTCCTCACCTCCAGAAAACCTAGGGAGTCTGAAGCTTTATGGCAACCTGGTCAAATTGCCGTCATGGATCAACGGTGGGCTAAAAAATCTGGCCAAGCTCAAGCTGCGGAGTTCCAGGATAGAGAAACATGATGACGCCATACAGATCCTTGGGAGTCTACCGAACCTAGCCATCCTGCGTCTACGAAAAGAGTCGTTCGAGGGCAAAGAGGTCCATCTTCATTTCCAGCAGGGCGCATTCCAGACCCTAATGGTGCTGGAGCTGAGTTCCCCAGGTAATCTCAAATCTGTGCGTTTTGACAAGGGAGCAGCCCCTAAGCTTGAGCTGCTGCAGTATTACGATCAGCCCGGGGAAGAAGTCGTTTCGGAAGAAAATGGTGATCAGTTTGAAGAAGCCCCCGGTGTTTCATTTTCTGGGCTAGCATTTCTGGGAAGCCTCAAAGAAGTACTGCTCGAGGGTGGCAACTACAAGGGCGATTTCGTGCAAAACTTGCGCTCCCAACTTGAGTTGAATCCGAAACGGCCTGTTCTCAAGATGGACTAA